One genomic region from Asterias amurensis chromosome 7, ASM3211899v1 encodes:
- the LOC139939623 gene encoding echinoidin-like: protein MESKAAVLICLVLCAVFCGSNAGCPAYWTQNGNSCYRYIGLPQTYARAESVCKMFAGCGESGRGIGHILSLNTPTENQFAFGMLANIFGEIPPAPAWLGLSDMNPNQEFMWSDGTRPTYNAWGPNSPSQNHNSNCAIFGELLAPRWMDVGCEEEFPYICEMPARSEFTCPERADPGAAPVPVILKNPNEPRVVRYPDGLPKPQH from the coding sequence ATGGAGTCCAAAGCAGCAGTGTTGATATGCTTGGTGCTGTGTGCTGTATTCTGTGGTTCGAATGCAGGATGCCCAGCTTACTGGACACAGAATGGAAACTCTTGCTACAGGTATATAGGCCTGCCACAAACCTACGCGAGAGCCGAAAGTGTTTGTAAGATGTTCGCAGGGTGCGGGGAATCAGGGCGGGGGATCGGCCATATTCTCTCCTTGAACACACCCACTGAGAACCAATTTGCGTTCGGTATGCTCGCCAACATCTTCGGTGAGATCCCTCCAGCGCCAGCTTGGCTCGGACTGAGTGACATGAATCCCAACCAGGAATTCATGTGGTCTGATGGAACCCGTCCTACGTACAACGCATGGGGACCCAACAGCCCATCACAGAATCACAATTCGAACTGTGCAATCTTTGGTGAGTTATTAGCACCAAGATGGATGGACGTAGGGTGTGAGGAAGAATTCCCATACATCTGTGAGATGCCTGCTCGTAGTGAGTTCACCTGCCCAGAACGGGCTGACCCCGGCGCTGCCCCTGTTCCCGTGATACTTAAAAACCCCAACGAGCCTAGGGTCGTCCGATACCCCGATGGTCTGCCCAAGCCACAACACTAG
- the LOC139939624 gene encoding alpha-N-acetylgalactosamine-specific lectin-like, with protein sequence MMAMLQALSLLTVIVLVAGECPADFTPYKNDACYLAVAKSKTWLEAEKHCNSYTSCTGGDIGHLASVHSLDENNFVTRLYDMISVPAQGPFWIGMNDQQTEGNFQWSDGWSVTYRNFGQSNPVSNLAENCVSVQGTDGLQKGQWGDEVCTRLYPYICIIPNKKPVQCPGQPGQGVPR encoded by the coding sequence ATGATGGCAATGCTTCAAGCTCTCTCGCTACTGACGGTGATCGTCCTCGTTGCGGGCGAGTGCCCCGCCGACTTCACCCCGTACAAGAACGATGCATGCTACCTAGCAGTAGCCAAGTCAAAGACATGGCTAGAGGCCGAGAAGCACTGCAACTCGTACACCTCCTGCACCGGGGGCGACATTGGACATCTCGCTTCCGTCCACTCCCTGGACGAGAACAACTTCGTGACCAGGCTGTACGATATGATCAGCGTACCGGCACAGGGGCCGTTCTGGATCGGCATGAACGACCAACAGACTGAGGGAAACTTCCAGTGGAGCGACGGCTGGTCAGTCACATACAGAAACTTCGGCCAGTCGAATCCGGTAAGCAACCTGGCGGAGAACTGCGTCTCTGTTCAGGGTACGGACGGTCTCCAGAAGGGACAATGGGGCGATGAAGTATGCACAAGGCTCTATCCATACATTTGTATCATCCCTAACAAGAAACCAGTACAGTGCCCAGGACAACCAGGACAAGGGGTACCACGTTAA
- the LOC139939626 gene encoding alpha-N-acetylgalactosamine-specific lectin-like: MASLIANCLLILAAVTFVSAQDCPPYWSISGDYCLQFFKDPLTWQEAQGTCARFASCSTGASASLLKITEQSMNDRLNIFLGLKSDPTSNVWIGLNDVQTEGQYMWADGTPSTQYPYKNFAAGEPNGNSMNGQPADCFQRNGLTGTWSDEACAEAAPFVCQMVRRTPAVPATPPAAPPPPRI, translated from the coding sequence ATGGCTTCGTTAATAGCAAACTGTCTTTTGATTTTGGCTGCCGTTACTTTCGTATCGGCCCAGGACTGTCCACCATACTGGTCCATCTCTGGCGATTACTGCCTGCAATTTTTCAAAGATCCGCTGACATGGCAAGAAGCTCAGGGCACCTGTGCAAGGTTTGCCTCATGCTCCACCGGTGCCTCAGCGTCCCTCCTCAAGATCACCGAGCAGTCAATGAATGATCGTCTCAACATCTTCCTGGGCCTCAAGTCCGACCCTACCTCCAACGTATGGATTGGTCTGAACGACGTACAGACCGAAGGGCAGTACATGTGGGCTGATGGCACACCAAGCACCCAGTACCCGTACAAGAACTTCGCCGCTGGGGAGCCCAACGGTAACTCCATGAATGGACAACCGGCTGATTGCTTTCAGCGCAACGGACTGACGGGCACGTGGAGCGACGAGGCATGCGCTGAGGCAGCACCCTTTGTATGCCAAATGGTACGTAGGACTCCGGCGGTTCCTGCAACTCCTCCAGCTGCACCACCACCACCACGTATATAA
- the LOC139939628 gene encoding uncharacterized protein — protein sequence MSDGDRGNGQERGKEPAVHSANKWESANFGDDDQKQKFLRLMGGMKKQHTGRFVIGDSTQEKTHSRTEDETKKIEETLQSQYKVGLQAKISGQNKRHVGLGFAEPEPTKEEKPKGMHKRFSDSGEESDEDQDKKEDSKEEKRSEDKPDRERKEYRDERRRDDRARERSGDEGSSSREKHRSHRHRDRDEKSSSREDDKKYYRDDESRETKERRKHRQEEEESEEMSERKRKKHKDKRHSSDSD from the exons ATGAGTGACGGAGACCGAGGGAATGGACAAGAAAGGGGAAAAGAG CCTGCTGTTCATTCTGCCAATAAGTGGGAATCCGCAAACTTTGGAGACGATGATCAGAAGCAAAAATTCCTACGACTCATGGGTGGAATGAAG AAGCAACACACTGGTCGCTTCGTTATCGGAGACTCAACCCAGGAGAAAACACACTCAAGAACAG AGGATGAAACTAAGAAAATAGAAGAGACTCTCCAATCCCAGTATAAGGTGGGTCTCCAGGCTAAGATTTCCGGTCAGAACAAACGCCACGTTGGGCTCGGATTCGCTGAACCAGAGCCGACCAAAGAGGAGAAACCAAAAGGGATGCATAAACGGTTCAGTGACTCTGGTGAGGAATCGGATGAAGACCAAGACAAGAAAGAGGATTCTAAGGAGGAGAAAAGATCAGAGGATAAACCAGACCGAGAGAGAAAGGAGTATCGCGACGAGCGAAGAAGAGATGACCGTGCTAGAGAAAGATCAGGCGATGAGGGGAGTAGTTCTAGGGAGAAACATCGCAGTCATAGACACAGAGATAGAGACGAGAAATCCAGTTCAAGAGAGGATGACAAGAAATATTATAGAGATGATGAATCAAGAGAAACCAAGGAGCGAAGAAAACACCggcaagaagaagaagagtcAGAGGAGATGTCCGAGCGTAAAAGAAAGAAGCATAAAGACAAGAGGCACAGCAGCGATTCGGActag
- the LOC139939627 gene encoding F-box only protein 3-like, translated as MEVEGKLVDFSSCLPDEVLLHLLSYVDFKDLCRLGCVCQHLQSLVHSDKLWRRLCHTYWLLDTIPETEDDTSASWYTTFKEWYQNLGQFIDCYATIKGYWNRIEDSLKERGAINIFKSLRGPLEPQNDQLSGNEENIDIPLDLLCSLHVHNGQTIPTDGDDAVTIGLGGTLSLYDYSSSPSLLSYEEILTLIQDGNEDQENNLKTLTVLRCPFNRTTIRMCLDSTGEFLRGFMFYRQHNFLHNFFHGVAHKGFFLSAESFTDWLSQLADRLSDPGTMVHATGLFRFYHEPSCLAVTDDVKVTVATTFVPELSETLNRPKRMFSYHITMEMDKDVHKKKTCQLLTRHWEVIDGNGKVETVVGDGVIGAFPIIKPGTKYSWTSCTTFDTVSGSMGGHFSMVNLQTQEIIEVKCPTFHMTGLPFLRLSESELFDGDNVVV; from the exons ATGGAGGTTGAGGGAAAGCTTGTTGATTTTTCGAGCTGTTTACCTGATGAGGTGCTGCTTCACTTGTTATCCTATGTTGATTTTAAAGATCTTTGCAG GTTGGGATGTGTTTGTCAGCATTTACAAAGTTTAGTACACAGTGATAAATTGTGGAGGAGATTATGTCACACCTACTGGCTCCTAGATACCAT aCCCGAAACAGAAGATGACACTTCTGCCAGCTGGTACACAACTTTCAAAGAATGGTATCAGAACCTTGGCCAGTTCATTGATTGTTACGCTACGATCAAAGGGTACTGGAATAGAATAGAAGATTCGTTGAAAGAAAGAGGAGCCATCAACATCTTCAAGTCTCTCAGGG GTCCATTAGAACCCCAGAATGATCAACTCTCAGGTAACGAAGAGAACATTGACATCCCATTGGATTTACTATGTTCACTTCACGTTCACAACGGTCAGACCATACCTACCGATGGCGATGATGCAGTAACTATTGGCTTAGGAGGTACATTAAGTCTGTATGACTACAGTAGCTCACCATCTCTGCTGAGTTATGAGGAGATCCTTACATTGATCCAAGACGGAAATGAAGATCAGGAAAAT AACCTGAAGACCTTGACTGTATTGAGGTGTCCATTCAACAGAACAACAATACGGATGTGCCTGGACTCCACAGGAGAATTCTTGAGAGGTTTTATGTTCTATCGTCAACACAACTTTTTGCAT AATTTTTTCCATGGGGTGGCACATAAAGGTTTTTTCTTGTCGGCAGAGAGTTTTACTGACTGGTTGTCACAACTTGCAGACAGATTATCTGATCCAGGGACTATGGTGCATGCTACTGGGTTGTTCAG ATTTTACCATGAGCCATCTTGCTTAGCAGTGACCGATGATGTCAAGGTTACCGTAGCAACGACCTTTGTTCCTGAGCTCAGCGAAACACTTAACAGACCCAAGAGAATGTTCTCTTATCACATCACCATGGAGATGGACAAGGATGTTCATAAAAAAA AAACCTGCCAGCTGTTAACCAGGCACTGGGAAGTGATAGACGGTAATGGTAAAGTTGAAACAGTCGTTGGAGATGGCGTTATTG GCGCTTTTCCGATTATTAAGCCTGGGACTAAGTACTCCTGGACGAGCTGTACAACGTTTGATACCGTCTCTGGCTCCATGGGTGGTCACTTCTCGATGGTCAATCTTCAAACTC AGGAAATAATTGAAGTGAAATGTCCCACGTTTCACATGACAGGTCTTCCTTTCTTGAGATTGTCCGAGAGCGAACTGTTTGATGGAGATAATGTGGTGGTATAA